A portion of the Cervus elaphus chromosome X, mCerEla1.1, whole genome shotgun sequence genome contains these proteins:
- the LOC122690673 gene encoding EKC/KEOPS complex subunit LAGE3-like isoform X1, protein MESEAHGGGAMRAADEDAGAVASAAGTAHGPQGVPGGAGGHDGSGHPAGPGDTVSREVPAGSSDMADSRDPSTAGESGGAAAAIPQIPGARHVPGPGGDAAPGAGVLSTRVYHFSLSVPFSSHAEADNARHLLTRRTQLRLPVRRDLYLSGRMLVLRLTAEDPGLLQTAVAFFQEQLSLVMQTVEHSGPPLFDQSRNRRGP, encoded by the exons ATGGAGTCCGAGGCACACGGTGGAGGAGCCATGAGGGCAGCCGATGAAGACGCAGGCGCCGTGGCCTCTGCAGCAGGCACAGCACATGGCCCCCAAGGTGTGCCGGGTGGTGCTGGTGGCCACGATGGCTCTGGCCACCCAGCTGGCCCTGGTGACACCGTCAGTCGAGAAGTCCCCGCCGGCTCCAGCGACATGGCTGATTCCAGAGACCCCAGCACTGCCGGAGAGTCAGGTGGCGCAGCCGCTGCCATTCCGCAGATCCCGGGGGCACGTCACGTTCCAGGGCCTGGTGGAGATGCTGCACCCGGAGCCGGAGTTCTGAGTACCCGAGTCTACCACTT CAGCCTCTCAGTGCCTTTCTCATCACATGCGGAGGCGGACAATGCCCGCCACCTCCTGACTCGACGTACTCAGCTAAGATTGCCGGTTCGGAGGGACCTCTACCTTAGTGGCCGCATGTTGGTTCT ccGATTGACTGCTGAAGACCCTGGCCTCCTCCAGACGGCCGTCGCCTTCTTTCAGGAGCAgctttccctggtgatgcagacCGTGGAGCATTCTGGGCCCCCCCTTTTCGATCAGTCTCGGAACAGGAGAGGGCCTTAA
- the LOC122690673 gene encoding EKC/KEOPS complex subunit LAGE3-like isoform X2, which translates to MESEAHGGGAMRAADEDAGAVASAAGTAHGPQGVPGGAGGHDGSGHPAGPGDTVSREVPAGSSDMADSRDPSTAGESGGAAAAIPQIPGARHVPGPGGDAAPGAGVLSTRVYHFSLSVPFSSHAEADNARHLLTRRTQLRLPVRRDLYLSGRIRLTAEDPGLLQTAVAFFQEQLSLVMQTVEHSGPPLFDQSRNRRGP; encoded by the exons ATGGAGTCCGAGGCACACGGTGGAGGAGCCATGAGGGCAGCCGATGAAGACGCAGGCGCCGTGGCCTCTGCAGCAGGCACAGCACATGGCCCCCAAGGTGTGCCGGGTGGTGCTGGTGGCCACGATGGCTCTGGCCACCCAGCTGGCCCTGGTGACACCGTCAGTCGAGAAGTCCCCGCCGGCTCCAGCGACATGGCTGATTCCAGAGACCCCAGCACTGCCGGAGAGTCAGGTGGCGCAGCCGCTGCCATTCCGCAGATCCCGGGGGCACGTCACGTTCCAGGGCCTGGTGGAGATGCTGCACCCGGAGCCGGAGTTCTGAGTACCCGAGTCTACCACTT CAGCCTCTCAGTGCCTTTCTCATCACATGCGGAGGCGGACAATGCCCGCCACCTCCTGACTCGACGTACTCAGCTAAGATTGCCGGTTCGGAGGGACCTCTACCTTAGTGGCCGCAT ccGATTGACTGCTGAAGACCCTGGCCTCCTCCAGACGGCCGTCGCCTTCTTTCAGGAGCAgctttccctggtgatgcagacCGTGGAGCATTCTGGGCCCCCCCTTTTCGATCAGTCTCGGAACAGGAGAGGGCCTTAA